One window of the Primulina eburnea isolate SZY01 chromosome 18, ASM2296580v1, whole genome shotgun sequence genome contains the following:
- the LOC140820156 gene encoding uncharacterized protein: MIHMISGGATEKDSGRARKAHGRRLENFEISRGEDLPQDPIIGFGPEDLRDVVTPHSDTLVVTATIANYDVARIFIDNGSSVNVLFKSTLDQMQLEGFEFEPVSTPLYGFAGHAIPPLGQIVLPLSLGTDHRRVTNMIAFTVVDTFLAYNGILGRPALKNFRAIASTYHQKLKFPVGKGVRVLCGDQKVARRCYEGVVRRGGKKITCGA; the protein is encoded by the coding sequence atgattcatatgatctcggggggtGCTACTGAAAAAGACTCTGGGCGAGCTCGGAAGGCACATGGGAGAAGGTTGGAGAACTTTGAGATATCTAGGGGTGAAGACTTACCACAAGATCCCATCATCGGCTTTGGACCGGAAGACCTCCGAGACGTTGTGACTCCCCATAGCGATACCTTGGTGGTGACGGCCACCATTGCCAACTATGATGTGGCGAGGatatttattgataatggaagctcCGTAAACGTCTTGTTCAAGAGCACGTTGGATCAAATGCAGCTGGAAGGATTCGAGTTTGAGCCAGTCTCCACCCCGCTGTATGGGTTTGCAGGACACGCCATCCCGCCTTTGGGTCAGATTGTGCTTCCCCTATCCTTGGGAACTGATCATCGGCGTGTAACAAATATGATAGCGTTCACCGTGGTGGATACTTTTTTAGCGTATAATGGAATTCTAGGACGGCCAGCCCTGAAGAATTTCAGAGCCATAGCTTCCACTTATCATCAGAAGCTTAAGTTTCCTGTGGGAAAAGGAGTTAGAGTCTTGTGCGGGGACCAAAAAGTCGCGCGTCGGTGTTATGAAGGGGTAGTGAGGAGGGGAGGGAAAAAGATCACGTGTGGAGCTTAA